Proteins encoded within one genomic window of Pigmentiphaga sp. H8:
- a CDS encoding spermidine synthase has product MSMRHTRLAARVAVLALAAATPLSAQTILHTEKSAFEDIVVYESRGERCMKFGSVQAPGRQTCQLPARPEELLFDYTRMMMASLYLHPDPRRILVIGLGGGSLPMALAKVVPRARIDVVEIDPAVARVAERFFGFRTGPSMRVEVADGRAFVQAAARRGDRYDIVMLDAFDETYIPRHLSTVEFIREVRSILRPDGVLAANTFASSDSYANESATYAEVFGPFYNLRSANRVVLASAGALPGQDVVAARARALQPALAPMGVDPDRLLPMFSTRPDWQRDARPLRD; this is encoded by the coding sequence ATGTCCATGCGGCATACGCGCCTCGCGGCGCGCGTGGCGGTCCTGGCGCTGGCGGCGGCGACGCCGCTGTCGGCCCAGACCATCCTCCACACGGAAAAATCGGCCTTCGAGGACATCGTCGTCTACGAGTCTCGGGGCGAGCGCTGCATGAAATTCGGCAGCGTGCAGGCGCCCGGGCGCCAGACCTGCCAGTTGCCGGCGCGGCCCGAGGAACTGCTGTTCGACTACACCCGGATGATGATGGCTTCGCTGTACCTGCATCCGGATCCGCGCCGCATCCTGGTGATCGGCCTGGGCGGCGGCAGCCTGCCCATGGCGCTGGCCAAGGTCGTGCCGCGGGCCCGCATCGACGTGGTCGAGATCGATCCCGCCGTGGCCCGCGTGGCCGAGCGTTTCTTCGGCTTCCGGACCGGGCCGTCCATGCGGGTGGAAGTGGCCGATGGGCGTGCTTTCGTGCAGGCGGCGGCCCGGCGCGGCGACCGCTACGACATCGTCATGCTCGATGCCTTCGACGAGACCTACATCCCCAGGCATCTGTCGACGGTGGAATTCATCCGCGAGGTGCGATCCATCCTGCGGCCCGACGGCGTGCTGGCGGCGAACACGTTCGCGTCCAGCGATTCGTACGCGAATGAATCGGCGACGTATGCCGAGGTGTTCGGGCCGTTCTACAACCTGCGCAGCGCCAATCGGGTCGTACTGGCGTCGGCCGGCGCGCTGCCCGGCCAGGACGTCGTGGCGGCGCGTGCCCGCGCGCTGCAACCGGCCCTGGCCCCCATGGGCGTCGATCCCGATCGCCTGCTGCCAATGTTCTCGACCCGCCCCGACTGGCAGCGGGACGCGCGGCCGCTGCGCGACTGA
- a CDS encoding RcnB family protein, with product MIKKTLVIAMACAGLALGAAAQAKGDRWDRGHGHGHYDKHDRGDHRRWDDRRRDRDYRHGYRDGYRDAPRVVHRGWAPPPPHRWARGDRLPNYHRGGYYVVNDWHSHRLYRPQPGYQWVRMGSEYLLVAIASGVIASIILNN from the coding sequence ATGATCAAGAAGACGCTGGTGATAGCGATGGCCTGTGCCGGCCTCGCCCTGGGCGCTGCGGCCCAGGCCAAGGGCGACCGTTGGGACCGCGGCCATGGCCACGGCCATTACGACAAGCACGACCGGGGCGATCATCGCCGCTGGGACGATCGCCGCCGCGACCGCGACTACCGCCATGGCTATCGCGACGGTTACCGCGATGCGCCGCGCGTCGTCCATCGCGGCTGGGCGCCGCCTCCGCCGCACCGCTGGGCGCGCGGCGACCGCCTGCCCAACTACCATCGCGGCGGTTATTATGTCGTGAACGACTGGCACTCCCATCGGCTCTACAGGCCGCAGCCCGGCTACCAGTGGGTGCGCATGGGGTCCGAGTACCTGCTGGTCGCGATCGCGTCCGGCGTGATCGCCAGCATCATCCTCAACAACTGA
- a CDS encoding aromatic ring-hydroxylating dioxygenase subunit alpha — MEFLRNCWYMAGWSEELAAGTLLPRTFLEQPVVLFRQQDGAPVALLDRCPHRVAPLSRGTLAGDTLRCIYHGLRFDAHGRCVENPHGAIPAKASVPAFPMAERDGVLWIWMGTPDAADPARVPDLSHMARVPATAQSRGAMPSACHYQLIVDNVADLSHVEYLHATTLGGGAFVENRPVVSEQGTEVVIELRSQGQPAPPVYDRFLPQPGVPVDFVNRVTWCPAGLLKLDISVTPMGAPPEQGLRTFNAHIVTPETRTSSHYWYWLTREYRQDDEDMTRLRHALMTRVFVEEDKPVIEAQQRLLGAVDLFDAQPVLLATDTGSIRIRRVLKQLLAQEGGPTA; from the coding sequence ATGGAGTTCCTGAGGAATTGCTGGTACATGGCGGGCTGGAGCGAGGAGCTTGCCGCCGGGACGCTGCTGCCGCGCACCTTCCTGGAGCAGCCGGTGGTGCTGTTCCGCCAGCAGGACGGTGCGCCCGTCGCCCTGCTGGACCGCTGCCCGCACCGCGTGGCGCCGCTCAGCCGCGGCACGCTGGCGGGCGACACGCTGCGCTGCATCTATCACGGTCTGCGTTTCGATGCCCACGGGCGCTGCGTGGAAAACCCGCACGGCGCCATTCCGGCCAAGGCCAGCGTGCCGGCCTTTCCGATGGCCGAGCGCGACGGCGTGCTGTGGATCTGGATGGGGACGCCGGACGCCGCCGACCCCGCCCGGGTGCCCGATCTGAGCCACATGGCGCGCGTGCCCGCCACCGCGCAGTCGCGCGGCGCCATGCCGTCCGCCTGCCATTACCAATTGATCGTCGACAACGTCGCCGATCTCAGCCATGTCGAGTACCTGCACGCGACCACGCTGGGCGGCGGGGCCTTCGTCGAAAATCGTCCCGTCGTGTCCGAGCAGGGCACCGAGGTGGTCATCGAGCTGCGCAGCCAGGGCCAGCCGGCCCCGCCGGTCTACGACCGTTTCCTGCCGCAACCCGGCGTGCCGGTGGACTTCGTCAATCGCGTGACCTGGTGTCCCGCCGGACTGCTCAAGCTGGACATCAGCGTCACGCCCATGGGCGCGCCGCCGGAGCAGGGGCTGCGGACCTTCAATGCCCACATCGTCACGCCCGAAACGCGCACGTCGTCCCACTACTGGTATTGGCTGACGCGCGAATACCGGCAGGACGACGAGGACATGACCCGGCTGCGGCATGCGCTGATGACGCGCGTGTTCGTCGAAGAGGACAAGCCCGTCATCGAGGCGCAGCAGCGGCTGCTGGGAGCCGTCGACCTGTTCGACGCCCAGCCGGTGCTGCTGGCCACCGACACGGGCTCGATCCGTATCCGCCGGGTCCTGAAGCAGTTGCTCGCGCAGGAGGGCGGCCCGACGGCTTGA
- a CDS encoding ABC transporter substrate-binding protein has translation MQARYPLAAALAWACLASGAQAQVRIGFMGELSGPQAMLGQDMYDGFMLAVEQEGGKLGGIPVAIVRRDSQLKPEVATQIADELIEREKVALVAGMTFSNVAMAVARRFAAAQVFMVSGNAGPSPLAGSACTPFFFSAAKQNDQFAEASGTYAKQQGYARVIALAPNYQAGKDFVAGFKRNYGQPLADEIYTPLAQLDFSAEITRIAAARPDAVYAFYPGANGVAFVRAYGQAGLLGKIPLLTNAAADGTNLPALKEAALGVFNSSNWGPDLPNAENRQFVAAFEAKYGRIPSEYAAQSYDSARLIGSALKATGGKLDDKQALGKALRAADFKSVRGNFRFNTNNYPIQDFYMFVAARDAQGRVSLKTVSKPLSDAKDSFHAQCRMS, from the coding sequence ATGCAAGCAAGATATCCGCTGGCCGCGGCGCTGGCCTGGGCGTGCCTGGCCTCGGGGGCGCAGGCCCAGGTCAGGATCGGTTTCATGGGAGAGCTGTCCGGTCCGCAGGCCATGCTGGGCCAGGACATGTACGACGGCTTCATGCTGGCGGTGGAACAGGAAGGCGGCAAGCTGGGCGGCATTCCCGTGGCCATCGTGCGCCGCGACAGCCAGCTCAAGCCCGAGGTCGCCACGCAGATCGCCGACGAGTTGATCGAGCGCGAGAAAGTGGCGCTGGTGGCCGGCATGACCTTCTCGAACGTGGCGATGGCGGTGGCCCGCAGGTTCGCCGCGGCGCAGGTGTTCATGGTGTCGGGCAATGCCGGGCCGTCGCCCCTGGCCGGGTCCGCCTGTACGCCTTTCTTCTTTTCGGCGGCCAAGCAGAACGACCAGTTCGCCGAGGCCAGCGGCACCTATGCCAAACAGCAGGGTTATGCGCGCGTGATCGCGCTCGCGCCCAACTACCAGGCCGGCAAGGATTTCGTGGCCGGCTTCAAGCGCAACTACGGCCAGCCGCTGGCCGACGAGATCTATACCCCGCTGGCCCAACTGGATTTCTCGGCCGAGATCACCCGCATCGCGGCCGCGCGGCCGGACGCCGTCTATGCGTTCTACCCGGGCGCCAACGGTGTGGCTTTCGTCCGGGCCTACGGCCAGGCGGGCTTGCTGGGCAAGATCCCGCTGCTGACCAACGCGGCGGCCGACGGCACCAATCTGCCCGCGCTCAAGGAAGCCGCGCTGGGCGTGTTCAACAGCAGCAACTGGGGGCCGGATCTGCCCAACGCCGAGAACCGGCAGTTCGTCGCGGCCTTCGAGGCGAAGTACGGCCGCATTCCGTCCGAGTACGCGGCGCAGTCCTACGACTCCGCCCGGCTGATCGGCTCGGCGCTGAAGGCCACCGGGGGCAAGTTGGACGACAAGCAGGCCCTGGGCAAGGCCTTGCGCGCGGCCGATTTCAAGTCGGTGCGCGGCAACTTCCGCTTCAACACCAATAACTATCCGATCCAGGATTTCTACATGTTCGTGGCCGCGCGCGATGCCCAGGGGCGGGTCAGCCTGAAGACCGTGTCCAAGCCCTTGTCCGACGCCAAGGACAGTTTCCACGCGCAATGCCGCATGTCGTGA